A genomic stretch from Chitinophaga agri includes:
- a CDS encoding FecR family protein, which yields MTKEQLTDLTAKYLNGTATADEKALLESWYYSFEQEELTITVAEEKDMALEARMKSRIDQRIAQQQSRPSLLKHLSRWKVAATGILLVTGALLTVFFSNRHVYRAQQRPQFVTLKDGSKVWLNAATKLVYTDLPFFGQRRLDLTGEAYFDVASDPEKPFVIQSGNMTTQVLGTAFNIKAYPDEPFYITVTSGKVKLEDRQTKNVTVLTSNKQLKYTDRQSPVLKEVQSGTAHAWTSGQLEFYDQSFREIARTINRKYNVRVVFASNALEQCMITASFEKESAVSRVIDLLCKINNATYTFSADSSVVTLEGEGCQ from the coding sequence ATGACCAAAGAACAGCTGACGGATTTAACTGCAAAGTACCTGAACGGTACCGCTACTGCCGACGAAAAAGCCTTACTGGAGAGCTGGTATTATTCGTTTGAACAGGAGGAACTGACCATAACAGTAGCAGAGGAGAAGGACATGGCACTGGAAGCCCGGATGAAAAGCCGGATAGACCAACGGATCGCACAACAGCAGTCACGCCCGTCTTTACTGAAGCATCTCTCCCGATGGAAGGTAGCAGCGACCGGTATCCTGCTGGTTACGGGAGCACTGCTGACGGTGTTCTTCAGCAACAGGCACGTTTACAGGGCACAGCAGCGTCCGCAGTTTGTGACACTGAAAGACGGGAGTAAGGTATGGCTGAATGCTGCTACCAAACTGGTATATACTGATCTGCCGTTCTTTGGCCAGCGCAGGCTGGACCTTACAGGGGAAGCCTATTTCGATGTAGCAAGTGATCCGGAGAAACCCTTTGTGATACAGTCAGGCAACATGACGACACAGGTACTGGGCACTGCCTTCAATATCAAAGCGTATCCGGATGAACCCTTCTATATCACCGTAACAAGTGGGAAGGTGAAGCTGGAAGACAGACAAACAAAGAATGTAACAGTACTGACATCCAACAAACAACTAAAATATACGGACCGGCAATCGCCCGTACTGAAAGAGGTACAATCGGGTACGGCACATGCCTGGACGAGCGGACAACTGGAGTTTTATGATCAGTCTTTCAGAGAGATTGCCCGCACCATCAACAGAAAGTATAATGTAAGAGTTGTATTTGCCAGCAATGCACTGGAACAGTGTATGATCACTGCCAGTTTTGAAAAAGAATCAGCCGTTTCGCGTGTAATAGATCTGTTGTGTAAGATCAACAACGCCACTTACACCTTTAGTGCCGACAGTAGTGTTGTAACGCTGGAAGGGGAAGGTTGTCAGTGA
- a CDS encoding RICIN domain-containing protein yields the protein MKINFKPLLLLLLAAFIGECVFAQSGIYVGGHFRRERNHTIADLKASGFTYVILFNVTVEANGDLTTDGETICTNGTYVFGATNPNYIADVNALKTGVTSITRVETCIGGWGSHSYTNIRNLVNSQGTGTASILYRNFSALKAAIPSVDAINNDDEEAYDVNSATAFHVMLADIGYKTTLAPYMNKTYWQSLATNVNNQRSGAVDKIYLQWYEGGAGNNPCNWNINNIELHTGDLYYENATTVIDKMSSARNNCNSKGGFYWVYNDNNINLRELSGRVNTIFGIRVKNQQEVANFYNDCDYKGFANGLEAGDYDLSRLQSLGIGNDQLSSLTVAEGFEVTVYENLNFTGASRTYRGNVSCLVADGFNDKTTSLRIRTTGSTGLDGTWLIQNRNSGKYMDLAAERVLENGGNIQQWEYAGGNNQQFQLSHLGDGAYKITAVASGKVVDVDAVSKDEGANVHQWDNVNGLNQQFVFVSSGDGYYKIIPKHSGKLVEVADASFSNGANVRQWGNNSQTCGQWRLVPIPALQKMTVPGNTAFVLYPNPVTETLYFSSPQVAGARISVININGQHIINTVMLTNSIDVSALTPGVYTIVIRQHDQTIVKKFVKN from the coding sequence ATGAAAATCAATTTCAAACCCTTATTGCTATTATTATTGGCTGCGTTCATCGGCGAGTGCGTCTTTGCACAATCAGGCATCTACGTCGGTGGGCATTTTCGCAGAGAGAGGAACCATACGATCGCTGATCTGAAAGCCTCAGGATTTACCTATGTCATCCTGTTTAACGTCACCGTAGAGGCCAACGGTGATCTGACGACTGATGGAGAGACCATCTGTACAAATGGTACCTATGTATTTGGTGCCACTAACCCGAATTACATTGCTGATGTCAATGCACTTAAAACGGGCGTTACTTCTATTACCAGGGTAGAAACCTGCATCGGCGGCTGGGGAAGTCATTCATACACCAATATCAGAAACCTGGTGAATAGTCAGGGCACCGGTACCGCCAGTATATTATACCGTAATTTTAGTGCGTTAAAAGCTGCTATACCATCCGTAGACGCCATCAACAATGATGATGAAGAAGCCTATGACGTTAATTCGGCTACAGCGTTTCATGTCATGCTTGCCGACATCGGGTATAAAACGACCCTGGCGCCTTACATGAATAAGACCTACTGGCAAAGCCTGGCCACCAATGTCAACAATCAGCGTAGCGGAGCCGTTGATAAGATCTATTTGCAGTGGTATGAAGGTGGTGCAGGCAACAATCCCTGTAACTGGAATATCAACAACATCGAATTGCATACCGGGGATCTGTACTATGAAAATGCCACCACAGTCATTGATAAAATGAGCAGTGCCAGAAACAACTGCAACTCCAAAGGCGGATTTTACTGGGTGTACAACGACAACAATATCAACCTGCGGGAGCTTTCCGGCAGAGTGAACACCATCTTCGGTATCCGTGTTAAGAATCAGCAGGAAGTGGCCAATTTCTATAATGATTGTGATTACAAGGGATTTGCAAATGGCCTGGAGGCAGGCGATTATGATCTGAGCAGGTTACAGTCACTGGGAATAGGAAATGACCAGTTATCCAGTCTTACCGTAGCCGAAGGATTTGAGGTAACGGTGTACGAAAACCTGAACTTTACCGGCGCTTCCCGGACTTACAGGGGCAATGTCAGTTGCCTTGTTGCGGATGGCTTTAACGACAAAACTACTTCCTTACGTATCAGAACAACCGGCTCAACGGGCTTAGATGGTACCTGGCTTATTCAGAACCGCAACAGTGGTAAGTATATGGACCTGGCAGCGGAGCGGGTACTGGAAAATGGCGGAAACATTCAGCAATGGGAATATGCAGGTGGTAATAACCAGCAGTTTCAGTTATCACATCTGGGCGATGGTGCCTATAAGATCACCGCAGTAGCCAGCGGAAAAGTGGTAGATGTAGACGCCGTAAGCAAAGATGAAGGTGCCAATGTGCATCAATGGGATAATGTAAACGGGTTGAACCAGCAATTTGTATTCGTCAGCAGCGGAGATGGTTACTATAAGATCATTCCGAAGCATAGCGGCAAACTGGTGGAAGTAGCGGACGCCAGCTTCTCGAATGGCGCCAATGTTCGCCAGTGGGGAAATAACAGTCAGACCTGCGGGCAATGGAGATTAGTGCCCATACCTGCTTTACAAAAGATGACTGTCCCTGGAAATACAGCATTCGTATTGTATCCTAACCCTGTTACTGAGACCCTTTACTTCTCTTCTCCCCAAGTCGCAGGTGCCCGCATATCTGTAATCAACATAAACGGACAACACATCATCAATACGGTCATGCTGACTAACAGTATTGATGTATCTGCGTTGACGCCGGGCGTATACACGATCGTTATCAGGCAGCATGATCAAACAATAGTGAAGAAGTTCGTTAAGAACTAG
- a CDS encoding RNA polymerase sigma-70 factor: MSYSVLEDNELLQKVRQSDAKAFDEIYQRYWRKLYAIAFYHLKDSEAAEDIVQEIFTSLWASREHAGIQYLYTYLATATKYAVFHHFAQPSTKTASLEELLSLPVAMPDAESRLLRDEINREINRLPEKCRLVFHYSREQGMGNKHISEKLNISVKAVEKHITRALRQLKVQLRHMML; encoded by the coding sequence ATGTCATACAGCGTATTGGAGGACAATGAATTATTACAGAAAGTCAGGCAATCTGACGCAAAAGCCTTCGACGAAATTTACCAGCGTTACTGGCGTAAATTATACGCTATAGCATTCTATCATCTGAAAGACAGTGAGGCCGCCGAGGACATTGTACAGGAGATCTTTACCAGCCTGTGGGCTTCCCGCGAACATGCCGGCATCCAATACCTGTACACCTATCTCGCTACGGCGACCAAATATGCCGTTTTCCATCATTTTGCCCAGCCATCCACTAAGACCGCTTCCCTGGAAGAACTGTTATCATTACCAGTAGCAATGCCCGATGCCGAAAGCAGGTTGCTCAGGGACGAGATCAACCGGGAGATCAACCGCCTGCCCGAGAAATGTCGCCTGGTGTTTCATTACAGCAGGGAGCAGGGAATGGGAAATAAGCATATTTCCGAGAAACTGAACATCTCGGTGAAGGCGGTGGAGAAGCATATCACCAGGGCGTTACGGCAGTTGAAGGTGCAGCTGAGGCATATGATGCTGTAA
- a CDS encoding dihydroorotase has product MQILLKNIQVVAPSSPFHGQQQDILIENGIIRQIGKDISAAQARVVSGDNLHVSLGWTDLFAHFSDPGQEYKEDLQSGVDAAAKGGFTTVMIVPNTQPALHTKAQIEYVLSRTRYSAVQVLPIGAVTKNLEGTSLAEMYEMKLAGAVAFSDGLKPIQSPGIMLKALQYVKAVNGTIIQLPDDLSISAHGLMHEGIYSTQLGMPGKPGIAEELIIQRDLELAQYTDSRIHFTGISTRKSAALIADAKGKGIKVTCSVTPYHLSLTDAHLVSYDSNLKLNPPLRTAEDVQALRDAVKNGVIDCFATHHLPQDWDAKQVEFEYAKNGMIGLESAFGVYRKYLPEVSVERLIDMLSIQPRKIFGLPELSLSEGAAANLTIFDPEQEWVLTTGHLASKSKNSAYIGADLKGSVKGIINGQYAQL; this is encoded by the coding sequence ATGCAAATATTACTCAAAAACATTCAGGTAGTCGCACCATCGTCCCCATTTCACGGACAGCAGCAGGATATTTTAATCGAAAACGGCATCATCCGCCAGATCGGAAAGGACATTTCCGCTGCTCAGGCCCGGGTGGTATCGGGAGATAATCTGCACGTATCCCTCGGATGGACAGACCTTTTCGCTCATTTCAGCGATCCGGGTCAGGAATACAAGGAAGACCTGCAGAGTGGAGTTGACGCTGCTGCAAAAGGCGGATTCACCACCGTCATGATCGTGCCTAACACCCAGCCGGCCCTGCATACAAAAGCACAGATAGAATACGTGTTGAGCCGCACCCGTTACAGCGCGGTACAGGTATTGCCGATCGGCGCCGTGACCAAGAACCTGGAAGGTACTTCCCTGGCTGAGATGTATGAAATGAAGCTCGCCGGTGCAGTCGCTTTCTCCGACGGCCTGAAGCCGATCCAGTCTCCGGGCATCATGCTCAAGGCCCTGCAATATGTAAAGGCGGTTAATGGTACAATTATCCAGCTGCCTGACGATCTGAGCATCTCCGCACACGGTCTGATGCACGAGGGTATTTACAGCACCCAGCTGGGTATGCCGGGAAAACCTGGCATTGCCGAAGAATTAATTATCCAGCGCGACCTCGAGCTGGCGCAATATACCGACTCCCGTATCCACTTTACGGGCATTAGTACACGTAAATCAGCAGCACTCATCGCTGACGCGAAAGGTAAGGGTATTAAAGTGACCTGTTCCGTGACGCCTTATCACCTCTCGCTGACCGATGCCCACCTGGTTTCCTACGACTCCAACCTGAAACTGAACCCGCCGCTGCGCACCGCTGAAGATGTGCAGGCCCTGCGGGATGCAGTGAAGAATGGTGTGATCGACTGTTTTGCCACCCATCACCTGCCACAGGACTGGGATGCCAAACAGGTAGAATTTGAATATGCAAAGAATGGAATGATCGGCCTGGAAAGTGCCTTCGGCGTATATCGTAAGTACCTGCCGGAAGTATCTGTCGAAAGACTGATCGATATGCTCTCTATTCAGCCAAGGAAGATCTTCGGACTGCCGGAATTGTCACTTTCTGAAGGAGCGGCTGCCAATCTGACCATATTTGATCCTGAACAGGAATGGGTACTCACCACCGGGCATCTGGCCAGCAAGTCTAAAAATTCAGCGTATATTGGCGCGGATTTGAAAGGCAGTGTGAAAGGAATCATTAACGGCCAATATGCCCAACTTTAA
- a CDS encoding DUF4199 domain-containing protein — MSNATYPNPGIKWGLIAGAAVIATGLTLYKVDERTFFSLKFSVIQLGMCAVFALLAGWQKKQQLGGFIGFKDALQPIFTTFVIATLIGTMLTYVVVNYVDPELPNRMKALDIRDFEAMRQANKAAGINNADLNDALTKLQQQDYHITFIASMLSYFTGLFLDFVISAILAAIIRKKQFA; from the coding sequence ATGAGTAATGCAACATATCCTAATCCCGGTATCAAATGGGGACTGATCGCTGGTGCAGCGGTCATTGCTACCGGTCTTACCCTGTACAAAGTCGATGAACGTACTTTTTTCAGTCTGAAGTTCAGCGTTATCCAGCTTGGTATGTGTGCGGTATTCGCGCTGCTGGCCGGATGGCAAAAGAAACAGCAACTGGGAGGATTTATAGGATTCAAAGATGCATTGCAGCCTATCTTTACCACCTTCGTGATAGCTACGCTGATTGGCACGATGCTTACCTATGTCGTTGTCAACTACGTCGATCCGGAGTTACCAAACCGCATGAAAGCACTTGATATCAGAGATTTTGAGGCGATGAGACAGGCGAATAAAGCAGCTGGTATCAACAATGCTGATCTTAACGATGCCTTGACCAAGCTGCAGCAACAGGACTACCACATTACCTTCATAGCAAGCATGCTATCCTATTTTACCGGATTATTCCTTGACTTTGTGATATCTGCAATACTGGCGGCTATTATCCGTAAAAAGCAATTTGCGTAG
- a CDS encoding glycosyltransferase family 2 protein: MDISVIVPLKNEEESLPELTAWIDRVMQEHHYSYEVWMIDDGSTDNSWDIIQQLAASNPSIKGIKFQRNYGKSAALNEGFRAAQGDVIITMDADLQDSPDEIPELFRMIKDDGFDLVSGWKKKRYDSALTKNLPSKLYNYTTTRMSGVKLHDMNCGLKSYRRKVIKSIEVYGEMHRYIPVIAKWNGFRKIGEKVVEHRARKYGTTKFGLERFINGFLDLASIMFISKFGKRPMHLFGALGTLSFIIGFVIALYLAFQKFAYDQFKMTERPIFFLALLAMIIGSQLFLTGFIAELVTRNAPERNEYLVESILDLTK; the protein is encoded by the coding sequence ATGGATATTTCCGTAATCGTTCCCTTAAAAAACGAAGAAGAATCACTGCCTGAACTGACTGCCTGGATTGACCGTGTCATGCAGGAGCATCACTACTCCTACGAGGTGTGGATGATCGATGATGGCAGCACTGATAATTCCTGGGATATCATACAGCAACTGGCCGCATCTAACCCTAGCATAAAAGGTATCAAGTTTCAGCGTAACTATGGTAAATCCGCCGCCCTCAATGAAGGCTTCAGAGCCGCGCAGGGTGATGTGATCATTACCATGGATGCAGACCTGCAGGATAGCCCTGACGAGATCCCGGAACTATTCCGTATGATCAAGGATGACGGCTTTGACCTGGTAAGTGGCTGGAAAAAGAAACGCTACGACAGCGCCCTGACTAAAAACCTCCCTTCCAAACTATATAATTACACCACCACCCGCATGAGCGGTGTCAAGCTGCATGACATGAACTGCGGACTTAAATCATACCGCCGCAAGGTCATCAAGAGTATAGAAGTGTACGGTGAAATGCACCGATATATACCTGTTATCGCCAAATGGAACGGCTTCAGGAAGATCGGTGAGAAAGTGGTCGAACACCGTGCCCGTAAATACGGTACAACCAAGTTCGGTCTGGAACGCTTTATCAATGGCTTCCTCGACCTGGCTTCCATCATGTTCATCAGCAAGTTCGGAAAACGTCCGATGCACCTCTTTGGCGCACTGGGCACCCTTTCCTTCATTATAGGTTTCGTGATCGCTTTGTACCTGGCTTTTCAGAAATTTGCCTACGACCAGTTTAAGATGACCGAGCGTCCTATCTTCTTCCTGGCCCTGCTGGCAATGATCATAGGGTCCCAGCTGTTCCTGACCGGCTTCATCGCTGAACTGGTGACCAGGAACGCGCCCGAAAGGAATGAATACCTCGTGGAATCAATCCTTGATCTTACTAAATAA
- a CDS encoding glycosyltransferase, protein MGKKKILFLGPAWPYRGGLSAYNERLAEELQKDAEVEIWTFTVQYPSFLFPGKSQFTDAPQPTHLKIRRLINSVNPLNWIKVGRMIRKWKPDLIVTKYWLPFMGPCLGTLLRLGKSKHTKVVSILDNVVPHEKRPGDVAFTKYFLKPVNAFIAMSQSVLDDLRKFEPGKPASLIPHPIYDNYGTPVSKSVARETLQLQQDKKYILFFGFIRKYKGLDLLIQAMADERMKKADIHLIVAGEAYEDLTPYNQLLDTLQLRDRVTMNTDFIPDTAVKNYFCAADLVVQPYKSATQSGISQIAYHFDKPMIVTRVGGLIEMVPDDIVGFQCEPDPADIATAIEKYYVNNREADMTEAVRREKKQYSWERLAGEINRLVSNK, encoded by the coding sequence ATGGGTAAAAAGAAAATCCTGTTTCTCGGACCCGCCTGGCCTTACAGAGGCGGATTATCAGCTTATAATGAACGACTGGCAGAAGAACTACAGAAGGATGCAGAAGTAGAGATCTGGACATTCACCGTGCAGTACCCGTCTTTTCTGTTTCCAGGAAAGAGTCAGTTTACGGATGCTCCGCAGCCAACGCATTTGAAGATCCGCAGACTGATCAATTCCGTTAATCCGCTGAACTGGATCAAGGTCGGCCGGATGATCCGGAAATGGAAACCGGATCTGATCGTTACCAAATACTGGCTACCCTTTATGGGTCCATGTCTGGGTACATTATTACGCCTCGGTAAAAGTAAACATACCAAAGTCGTTTCCATTCTTGATAATGTGGTACCACATGAGAAAAGACCCGGAGATGTAGCCTTCACTAAATATTTCCTGAAACCGGTCAATGCATTTATTGCCATGAGTCAGTCCGTACTGGATGATCTCAGGAAATTTGAACCCGGTAAGCCTGCGTCACTCATCCCCCACCCGATCTATGACAACTACGGTACGCCCGTATCAAAATCAGTGGCAAGAGAAACGCTGCAACTGCAACAGGATAAAAAATACATCCTGTTCTTCGGATTCATCCGCAAGTACAAAGGGCTTGACCTGTTGATACAGGCCATGGCCGATGAACGGATGAAGAAAGCAGATATTCACCTCATCGTCGCTGGCGAAGCTTATGAAGACCTGACGCCCTACAATCAATTGCTGGATACTCTGCAATTAAGAGACCGGGTGACCATGAATACAGACTTCATCCCTGATACCGCTGTAAAGAATTATTTCTGTGCTGCCGACCTGGTCGTGCAACCTTATAAAAGCGCTACGCAAAGTGGTATTTCTCAGATCGCTTATCATTTCGATAAACCAATGATAGTCACACGTGTAGGCGGATTAATAGAAATGGTGCCGGATGATATCGTTGGCTTTCAATGCGAACCAGATCCTGCGGATATCGCCACTGCTATTGAAAAATACTATGTCAACAACAGGGAGGCCGATATGACCGAAGCTGTGCGCAGGGAGAAAAAGCAATATTCCTGGGAACGGCTGGCAGGTGAAATTAACAGACTGGTAAGCAACAAATAA
- a CDS encoding GHMP family kinase ATP-binding protein: MIYRSKAPLRLGLAGGGTDVSPYSDMYGGAILNATISLYARAAIEPIAEKKVYFECADRNETLVCDATFPLPLDGKLEILKGVINRIHQDYGIPSGFKLTTFVDAPAGSGLGTSSTLVVAVLGAFAEWLKLPLGEYDMAHLAYVIEREDLKQAGGKQDQYAATFGGVNFMEFYHDDKVIVNPLRIKEKYLDELENNLVLYYTSTSRLSSSIISEQQKNVHEKKEASIEAMHHLKEQAVMMKEALLRGSIDKIGDILDFGFQHKKNMAKGITNTQLDEIYEAAKRAGASGGKISGAGGGGFMIFYCPGNTRYNVVAALNAFGGQVKRYHFTHNGVNSWCM, translated from the coding sequence GTGATCTATCGTAGCAAAGCACCATTACGCCTGGGCCTGGCCGGAGGCGGAACAGATGTAAGCCCCTACTCTGATATGTATGGTGGCGCAATCCTCAATGCCACTATCTCCCTCTATGCCCGTGCAGCCATCGAGCCTATCGCCGAAAAGAAAGTATACTTCGAATGCGCTGACAGGAACGAGACACTGGTATGCGATGCTACCTTCCCGCTTCCGCTGGATGGTAAACTGGAGATACTGAAAGGAGTGATCAACCGTATCCACCAGGATTATGGTATTCCGTCCGGCTTTAAACTGACCACCTTTGTAGATGCTCCCGCAGGCTCTGGTCTCGGCACCTCCTCCACGCTCGTGGTGGCAGTGCTGGGCGCTTTTGCAGAGTGGCTGAAACTGCCGCTGGGTGAATACGATATGGCCCACCTCGCCTATGTGATCGAAAGAGAAGACCTGAAGCAGGCTGGTGGTAAACAGGATCAGTATGCAGCAACCTTCGGCGGTGTGAACTTCATGGAGTTCTACCACGATGACAAAGTGATCGTAAATCCACTGCGCATCAAGGAAAAATACCTTGATGAACTGGAAAATAATCTGGTACTGTACTATACCTCTACCAGCCGTCTGTCCAGTAGCATCATTTCCGAACAACAGAAGAACGTACACGAGAAAAAAGAAGCCAGCATTGAAGCCATGCACCACCTGAAAGAACAGGCTGTCATGATGAAGGAAGCCCTTCTGCGTGGCAGCATCGATAAGATCGGTGACATCCTCGACTTCGGTTTCCAGCATAAAAAGAATATGGCTAAAGGCATCACCAACACCCAGCTGGATGAGATCTATGAGGCAGCGAAACGTGCAGGTGCTTCCGGCGGTAAAATATCCGGCGCCGGCGGTGGTGGCTTTATGATCTTCTATTGCCCTGGCAATACCCGTTACAATGTGGTAGCAGCACTGAACGCCTTCGGCGGACAGGTAAAACGTTATCACTTCACGCACAACGGTGTGAACAGCTGGTGCATGTAA
- a CDS encoding D-sedoheptulose-7-phosphate isomerase yields the protein MSNNIIKTIQESIAVKQAICEDANLVNTIQQVSNVITSSLQQGHKILFCGNGGSAADAQHLAAEFSGRFYKDRTPLYAEALHCNTSYMTAVGNDYGYDQVYARILRGIGQPGDVLVGISTSGNSVNILEAYKVAKAKGMIIVSMTGHSGGKMKEDSDYLLNMPSTDTPRIQESHITVGHIICEIVENNLFP from the coding sequence ATGAGCAACAATATCATCAAAACAATCCAGGAAAGCATCGCCGTAAAGCAGGCCATCTGTGAAGATGCGAACCTTGTCAATACTATACAGCAGGTATCCAATGTAATCACCAGCAGCCTGCAACAGGGCCATAAGATCCTGTTCTGTGGTAACGGTGGCAGCGCAGCAGATGCCCAGCATCTTGCCGCCGAGTTCTCCGGCCGTTTTTATAAAGACAGAACGCCGCTCTACGCAGAGGCACTCCACTGTAATACTTCCTACATGACCGCTGTCGGCAACGACTACGGGTATGACCAGGTTTATGCCCGTATCCTGCGTGGTATCGGTCAGCCGGGTGATGTACTGGTGGGTATCTCTACCTCCGGTAACTCGGTGAACATCCTCGAAGCATATAAAGTAGCGAAAGCCAAAGGCATGATCATCGTCAGCATGACAGGACATTCCGGTGGTAAAATGAAGGAAGACAGCGATTATCTGCTGAACATGCCTTCTACTGATACACCACGTATTCAGGAGTCACACATCACAGTGGGACATATCATCTGCGAAATCGTTGAAAATAATCTCTTCCCATGA